A stretch of Rhododendron vialii isolate Sample 1 chromosome 4a, ASM3025357v1 DNA encodes these proteins:
- the LOC131322449 gene encoding uncharacterized protein LOC131322449: MMAPPLKKKKKTNSGKQKTKPRENKTTTMLVLLVPRKSERENQNATTMSSTYLRRGPPSPPRSPATLITTSDHHVSGSNFGEHPQHLARIAKTCGFVLDSNWDALHRQGMAGKRSDYVLFVGIVPGIYESWIAWRVYVEVHCNVQLSSQPAQLRTDYPPLLVPLEANVDGHGGANTCMYIAMFFSFLFARCKYVQANVDGPSEHDSEDSKGTLQEVTL; this comes from the exons ATGATGGCCCcaccccttaaaaaaaaaaaaaaaacaaacagtggaaaacaaaaaacaaaaccacgcGAAAACAAAACAACCACAATGCTTGTTCTTCTGGTTCCAAGAAAAAGCGAGAGAGAAAATCAGAACGCAACCACCATGTCCTCCACCTACCTACGCCGAGGACCCCCATCACCACCACGTTCGCCGGCGACCCTCATCACCACCTCCGACCACCACGTCAGTGGCTCCAACTTCGGCGAGCACCCCCAACACCTCGCGAGAATCGCGAAAACCTGCGGATTTGTCCTAGATTCAAATTGGGACGCACTCCACCGCCAAg GAATGGCTGGAAAAAGGTCCGATTATGTTCTTTTTGTTGGAATAGTCCCTGGAATATATGAAAGTTGGATAGCTTGGAGGGTGTATGTCGAAGTTCATTGCAATGTGCAACTGTCGTCTCAACCTGCTCAACTCCGCACCGATTACCCACCTTTGCTTGTACCTTTGGAAGCAAACGTGGACGGCCATGGTGGTGCAAATACGTGCATGTACATTGCaatgttcttttcctttctctttgctCGGTGCAAATATGTGCAAGCAAACGTGGATGGCCCTAGTGAACATGACTCGGAAGACTCCAAAGGGACCTTGCAAGAAGTGACACTCTag
- the LOC131323770 gene encoding protein FAR-RED IMPAIRED RESPONSE 1-like, which yields MGYLENQTHSNMIFELDSLLSNNYVMFSFPSPSYLMLSDSISSTLPPRPSGDNEQELEELLSGDSEQVVEEVSSGSSKQGCDEICSNEDGKEAIENSEQIVEEPKVGMIFDTQDEAYRYYTRYAQQMGFAVARRNSKKGKDGNVRHVCFECNRGGKARVKTSNPVQPRPQTKCDCRARLNLSTNSNGKWKISRVALEHNHENSPGKARFHKNYRVLDEHVKRKLLLNDKAGIKTYKTYDSLQIEAGGPENLPFLPKDCRNYVDNERHKLLVEGDAEAMHSYFMKMKADNSNFFFAMDLDDEGRLVNVFWADARSRAACKEFGDVVTFDTTYLVNKYDMPFAPFVGVNHHGQSILLGCGLISHEDTKSFSWLFKTWMTCMWECAPKAIITDQCMSMKNAIEEVLPNTRHRWCIWHILKKVPEKLGKYDAYKSISTSLRNAVYDSLTIEEFEDAWDVFIKKYQLQDNEWLHGLYLERNRWVPAFVKDVFWAGMSSTQRSESMNSYFDGYINSKTTLKQFVEQYGNALAKKVENEKYEDTKDLHSYIPCITAAELEKQFQNAYTHAKFKEFHAEFIGKLNCSLKERKVCDVWSEYEVQEDMTFGEVGEEWTKRVPFIVEFNGETNEANCNCRLFEFRGMVCRHQLMVFHERRVQKVPEKYVLRRWRKNLKRAHTKIRINYDNSSSTIEARRHDNMCNLFNEVADLAEDSQEKYDKVMGRLRELKRELIECSDDCGSNKAFDTPNDSCPLGDGVLPSKESRKILDPVALRRKGRPPTKRKQGYVEKLGKKKREPKKKTLSNEKAKENADGNVFGTQESVANVNSFQGYMGQFMWPNMMPHNMQPTMAQVWRGQSGTHVWGGGQSSNHQSQGTSFNQFFNNFPTSQSNMPSLLDSQVWRGQSGAQVWGRGQSGTQIWEGQSSNHRSQGHGWGGGQQSFLEILNARANGEQ from the exons ATGGGATATTTGGAAAATCAAACACATagcaatatgatttttgagttggATTCCT TACTAAGCAATAATTAT GTGATGTTTTCGTTTCCATCACCATCGTATTTGATGTTGTCGGATTCCATTTCGTCAACACTGCCTCCTCGACCGAGTGGAGACAATGAACAAGAACTAGAAGAGTTATTAAGTGGAGACAGTGAACAAGTAGTAGAAGAGGTATCGAGTGGTTCTTCAAAACAAGGCTGTGATGAGATATGTAGTAATGAGGATGGAAAGGAGGCAATAGAAAATTCTGAACAAATAGTTGAGGAACCAAAGGTTGGAATGATATTCGATACACAAGATGAAGCTTACCGGTATTACACAAGATATGCTCAACAAATGGGATTTGCTGTGGCAAGAAGAAACTCGAAAAAGGGAAAAGATGGAAACGTGAGACATGTATGTTTTGAATGCAATCGTGGTGGAAAGGCGAGGGTGAAAACAAGCAATCCAGTCCAACCACGACCACAAACAAAATGTGATTGTCGAGCTCGGCTTAATTTGTCTACAAACTCAAATGGAAAGTGGAAGATAAGTCGGGTTGCCTTGGAGCACAATCATGAAAATAGCCCGGGAAAGGCCAGGTTTCACAAGAACTATAGGGTGCTTGATGAACATGTGAAAAGAAAGCTCCTACTGAATGATAAAGCAGGGATTAAGACATACAAGACTTATGACTCACTTCAAATTGAAGCAGGGGGACCTGAGAACCTTCCATTTCTTCCTAAAGACTGCCGAAATTATGTGGATAATGAGCGACATAAATTACTTGTTGAAGGAGATGCTGAGGCAATGCATAGCTATTTCATGAAGATGAAAGCGGACAATTCTAACTTCTTTTTTGCCATGGATTTGGATGATGAGGGTCGATTGGTGAATGTTTTCTGGGCTGATGCAAGGAGTAGGGCAGCTTGTAAGGAGTTTGGGGATGTTGTGACGTTTGACACAACATACTTGGTAAACAAGTATGACATGCCTTTTGCTCCATTTGTAGGTGTGAACCATCACGGTCAGTCAATTTTATTAGGATGTGGTCTCATCTCTCATGAAGACACCAAGTCATTCTCGTGGTTATTTAAGACTTGGATGACATGCATGTGGGAATGTGCTCCCAAAGCAATTATTACCGATCAATGTATGTCCATGAAGAATGCTATAGAAGAAGTACTCCCTAACACTCGACACCGGTGGTGCATATGGCATATCTTGAAAAAAGTGCCAGAAAAATTGGGAAAGTACGACGCGTATAAATCAATTTCAACTTCTTTGCGCAATGCAGTTTATGATTCACTGACAATAGAAGAAtttgaggatgcttgggatGTATTCATCAAAAAGTACCAACTCCAAGATAATGAATGGTTACATGGGTTGTACTTAGAGAGGAATCGATGGGTGCCGGCTTTTGTGAAAGATGTATTTTGGGCAGGAATGTCATCCACACAAAGAAGTGAGAGTATGAATTCATATTTTGATGGTTACATCAACTCAAAGACGACCTTGAAACAATTTGTAGAGCAATATGGGAATGCATTGGCTAAAAAGGTGGAAAATGAGAAATATGAAGATACGAAAGATTTGCACTCTTACATCCCGTGCATAACTGCAGCTGAGTTAGAAAAGCAATTTCAAAATGCTTACACGCATGCGAAGTTTAAAGAGTTTCATGCCGAATTTATTGGGAAACTTAATTGTtctttgaaagaaagaaaagtatgTGATGTTTGGTCAGAATATGAGGTACAAGAAGACATGACATTTGGAGAAGTTGGAGAGGAATGGACAAAACGTGTACCATTTATTGTCGAGTTTAATGGTGAGACCAATGAAGCAAATTGTAATTGTCGATTATTTGAGTTTAGAGGAATGGTGTGTCGACATCAATTGATGGTGTTCCATGAAAGAAGAGTTCAAAAAGTACCTGAGAAGTATGTCTTGAGAAGATGGAGAAAAAATCTGAAAAGGGCTCATACTAAAATTCGAATCAACTACGATAACTCTTCATCAACAATTGAAGCACGCCGGCATGACAACATGTGCAATCTCTTTAATGAGGTTGCCGATTTGGCGGAAGATTCTCAAGAGAAGTATGATAAGGTGATGGGACGGCTACGAGAGCTAAAAAGAGAGTTGATTGAATGTTCGGATGATTGTGGTAGTAATAAGGCTTTCGATACTCCAAATGATTCTTGTCCACTTGGAGATGGAGTTCTACCTTCCAAAGAGAGCAGGAAGATCCTTGACCCGGTAGCTCTCCGTCGAAAAGGGAGACCGCCAACGAAAAGAAAGCAAGGTTATGTTGAAAAACTTGgtaagaagaagagagaaccaaaaaagaagacattGTCAAACGAAAAGGCGAAG GAGAATGCAGATGGCAATGTGTTTGGGACACAAGAAAGCGTTGCAAATGTAAAT agTTTCCAAGGCTATATGGGGCAATTCATGTGGCCAAACATGATGCCCCATAATATGCAACCAACTATGGCACAAGTTTGGAGAGGACAATCGGGTACTCACGTTTGGGGAGGAGGACAATCGAGCAATCACCAAAGTCAAGGAACAAGTTTCAACCAATTTTTTAACAACTTTCCAACTTCACAAAGCAACATGCCAAGTTTGCTTGATAGTCAAGTTTGGAGAGGACAATCAGGTGCTCAAGTTTGGGGAAGAGGACAATCGGGTACTCAAATTTGGGAAGGACAATCGAGCAATCACCGAAGTCAAGGACATGGTTGGGGAGGAGGACAACAaagttttttggaaattttgaatGCAAGAGCTAATGGTGAACAATAG